In one window of Thermodesulfobacteriota bacterium DNA:
- a CDS encoding ATP-binding protein yields the protein MDSSLTVLVVDDDPDHRLLLASALQDALPGCRSREAGDPSEALECLRSLPVSAVVCDYRLGAGTGLGLLREVQQEGMDVPFFLVTNHGSEEVARMAFLAGVSDYLAKDSALQNPADLGRRLRRAVEKHRLARQRQRAEEMLENFVENNPFGILLLDPEGAVSRWNRALERMGEPPGALAEFLSGYRPGDDPQLRRAGVVEALARARTGQRVELPAFAWDPRQAGLPCGRRFFQGAAFPVGPQGEEAAHLCVMIQDVTAGETARRERDEYAAVLSALFDASQTAIFFVDNQRNVRFANRRVREFFGLEPEDCLGRDKLELAEGMARSAADPEGFLRRVQYLYENPEADAEDAVELLRPQRRHLRRYSGPVRGAGPIPLGRIEVYLDETAAVERQQLLEAENRELDAFASRLAHELKTPLVSLKGFADLLHRQHGGLLDQRGHLYLERVRASAGLLGEMVDGLRNLAHAGSFPETARPVELFPVLRLVCDSLEPLAADKAVTLELPARGGAVRCGRAPLFQILHNLLANAIRFADPGKELRWARVEVAEEGPSVHVTVADNGIGMDDEDREGLFQPFRRGRNAEGTPGMGLGLAITRRLLHACGGGIRVTSAAGEGSRFTVSLPRSLPLPLLEE from the coding sequence GTGGATTCGTCCCTGACTGTTCTCGTGGTGGACGACGACCCGGACCACCGGCTGCTCCTGGCATCGGCCCTGCAAGACGCCCTCCCCGGCTGCCGCTCCCGCGAGGCCGGGGACCCTTCCGAGGCGCTGGAGTGCCTTCGCTCCCTTCCGGTCTCCGCCGTGGTGTGCGACTACCGCCTGGGCGCCGGCACCGGCCTCGGCCTCCTGCGCGAGGTGCAGCAGGAGGGGATGGACGTGCCCTTCTTCCTCGTCACGAACCACGGCAGCGAAGAGGTGGCCCGCATGGCCTTCCTGGCGGGAGTCTCGGATTACCTCGCCAAGGACTCCGCCCTCCAGAACCCGGCCGACCTGGGGCGCCGGCTGCGCCGCGCCGTGGAGAAGCACCGCCTCGCCCGCCAGCGGCAGCGGGCGGAGGAGATGCTGGAGAACTTCGTGGAGAACAACCCTTTCGGAATCCTGCTCCTGGACCCCGAAGGGGCGGTGAGCCGCTGGAACCGGGCGCTGGAGCGGATGGGAGAGCCGCCGGGCGCGCTGGCGGAGTTCCTCTCGGGGTACCGCCCGGGGGACGACCCGCAACTGCGCCGCGCCGGGGTCGTCGAGGCCCTGGCCCGGGCGCGGACCGGACAGCGGGTGGAGCTGCCGGCGTTCGCGTGGGACCCCCGCCAGGCGGGGCTGCCCTGCGGCCGACGCTTCTTCCAGGGGGCCGCGTTCCCGGTGGGCCCCCAGGGGGAGGAGGCCGCCCACCTGTGCGTGATGATCCAGGACGTGACCGCCGGAGAGACCGCGCGCCGCGAACGCGACGAGTACGCCGCGGTGCTCTCGGCCCTCTTCGACGCCTCCCAGACGGCCATCTTCTTCGTGGACAACCAACGCAACGTCCGCTTCGCCAACCGCCGGGTGCGGGAGTTCTTCGGGCTGGAACCCGAAGACTGCCTGGGCCGGGACAAGCTGGAGCTCGCCGAGGGAATGGCCCGGTCCGCCGCGGACCCGGAGGGCTTCCTCCGGCGGGTGCAGTACCTCTACGAGAACCCGGAGGCGGACGCGGAAGACGCGGTGGAGCTCCTGCGGCCCCAGCGCCGCCACCTGCGGCGTTACAGCGGCCCGGTGCGGGGCGCCGGCCCGATTCCCCTGGGCCGCATCGAGGTGTACCTGGACGAGACCGCCGCCGTGGAGCGCCAACAGCTCCTGGAGGCGGAGAACCGCGAGCTCGACGCCTTCGCGAGCCGGCTGGCCCACGAGCTCAAGACCCCTCTGGTGAGCCTCAAGGGCTTCGCCGACCTGCTCCACCGGCAGCACGGCGGCCTCCTGGACCAGCGGGGGCACCTCTACCTGGAGCGCGTGCGCGCCTCGGCGGGGCTGCTGGGCGAGATGGTCGACGGGCTGCGCAACCTGGCCCATGCGGGCTCCTTCCCGGAGACGGCCAGACCCGTGGAGCTCTTTCCCGTGCTGCGGCTCGTATGCGACAGCCTCGAGCCCCTGGCCGCAGACAAGGCCGTCACCCTCGAGCTGCCCGCCCGGGGTGGAGCCGTACGGTGCGGGCGGGCCCCGCTCTTCCAGATCCTCCACAACCTGCTGGCCAACGCCATCCGGTTCGCGGATCCGGGCAAGGAGCTGCGCTGGGCGCGGGTGGAAGTTGCCGAAGAAGGGCCGAGCGTGCACGTGACCGTAGCCGACAACGGCATCGGGATGGACGACGAGGACCGGGAGGGCCTCTTCCAGCCCTTCCGGCGGGGCCGCAACGCCGAGGGCACCCCCGGGATGGGCCTGGGCCTCGCCATCACCCGCAGGCTCCTCCACGCGTGCGGGGGCGGCATCCGGGTGACGTCCGCAGCGGGAGAGGGATCCCGCTTCACCGTCTCCCTGCCCCGCAGCCTCCCGCTCCCGCTTCTGGAGGAATAG
- a CDS encoding septal ring lytic transglycosylase RlpA family protein, which translates to MATEWRPFFGTPGAGALPVPLLLAVLALLSGCAAGPPPPGSYRVKGQTYAPLARADGYAETGLASWYGPGFHGRRTSSGEVYDMHAPTAAHKLLPLGTTVRVTHLGNGRQVTARINDRGPFVEGRIIDLSYALARELGLVEQGVARVRVEALGGPNGTPAVRALSGPFSWQVGSFGVAQNAHSLAHSLRASYPQVTVEPYDRGDAVFQRVRVGIYDSPERAGDDREGLARRGLSPILVRRD; encoded by the coding sequence ATGGCGACTGAGTGGCGCCCGTTCTTCGGAACCCCCGGCGCAGGAGCCCTTCCCGTCCCGTTGCTCCTGGCCGTCCTAGCCCTCTTGTCCGGCTGCGCCGCCGGCCCCCCGCCCCCCGGGAGCTACCGGGTCAAGGGCCAGACCTACGCGCCGCTGGCCCGGGCCGACGGGTACGCCGAGACGGGGCTCGCCTCCTGGTACGGTCCGGGCTTCCACGGCCGCCGCACGAGCAGCGGCGAGGTCTACGACATGCATGCGCCCACGGCGGCCCACAAGCTCCTGCCCCTGGGCACGACGGTGCGGGTCACCCATCTGGGCAACGGCCGGCAGGTCACCGCCCGCATCAACGACCGGGGGCCCTTCGTGGAGGGCCGGATCATCGACCTGTCCTACGCCCTGGCCCGGGAGCTCGGGCTGGTGGAGCAGGGGGTGGCCCGGGTGCGGGTCGAGGCCTTGGGGGGCCCCAACGGCACGCCGGCGGTGCGGGCCCTCTCGGGCCCCTTCTCCTGGCAGGTGGGCTCCTTTGGGGTGGCGCAAAATGCCCACAGCCTGGCCCACAGCCTGCGGGCTTCCTACCCCCAGGTCACGGTGGAGCCCTACGACCGGGGGGACGCCGTGTTCCAGCGGGTGCGGGTGGGCATCTACGACTCCCCCGAGCGGGCCGGCGACGACCGGGAGGGGCTCGCCCGGCGGGGACTCTCCCCCATCCTGGTTCGAAGGGATTGA